The following are encoded together in the Culex pipiens pallens isolate TS chromosome 1, TS_CPP_V2, whole genome shotgun sequence genome:
- the LOC120427204 gene encoding uncharacterized protein LOC120427204 has product MTTSSIGPAVQNANFPVSQFIQPVNSTTSYYHLGQNPPVAGRYHSALQNVTSPAPHFIQPGNLTTGICPAGAPSTAPPLSGSQPVPVNTTTSFNRHGQNPPVAGRYYSVLQNVTSLAPQFIRPGNLTTGICPAEAPGTAPPLSGFQPVPVNATTSLGDFNQSQLRWSPALSGHFFVDSNNSTVAPLAARLLDEQHMADLLQINGVTNENNSILDLCLISSDMVGRSKICRAPEPLVKEVRYHPPLHLCIDDCQPLEFSDVNAKTYYDYKNADFQRMNIFFNTINWDATISSSDVHSAALKLSHVVLYAVDQFVPKKTHIPPATPEWSTPALKKLKSSKRAALKKFSKCPISVNRLNLNQISNDYRRLNKSLFLAHQSRVQNRL; this is encoded by the coding sequence ATGACCACCAGTTCCATAGGACCTGCTGTGCAGAACGCGAATTTCCCAGTATCGCAATTCATCCAGCCAGTTAACTCGACAACCAGCTACTACCACCTTGGACAAAATCCACCAGTCGCCGGACGATACCACTCAGCCTTGCAGAACGTGACTTCCCCGGCACCGCATTTCATCCAGCCAGGTAATTTGACAACCGGTATATGTCCGGCCGGAGCACCCAGCACTGCCCCGCCTCTCAGTGGTTCTCAACCCGTTCCAGTAAACACGACGACCAGCTTCAACCGCCATGGACAAAATCCACCAGTCGCCGGACGATACTACTCTGTCTTGCAGAACGTGACTTCCCTGGCACCACAATTCATCCGGCCAGGTAATTTGACTACCGGTATATGTCCGGCCGAAGCACCCGGTACTGCCCCGCCTCTCAGTGGTTTTCAACCCGTTCCAGTGAACGCGACGACAAGCTTGGGTGACTTTAACCAGAGTCAGCTCCGATGGTCTCCTGCCTTAAGTGGACATTTTTTCGTTGATAGCAACAACTCCACCGTAGCCCCCCTAGCAGCTCGGTTATTGGATGAACAACACATGGCAGACCTTCTTCAAATTAACGGTGTTACAAACGAGAACAACTCGATCCTCGACCTATGTCTCATCAGCAGCGATATGGTGGGAAGGTCCAAAATCTGCAGAGCCCCAGAACCTCTCGTCAAGGAAGTCAGATATCATCCCCCATTACACCTGTGCATCGATGATTGTCAGCCGCTTGAATTTTCCGATGTCAATGCAAAAACCTACTACGACTACAAGAATGCTGATTTCCAACGCATGAACATCTTTTTCAACACCATTAACTGGGACGCTACCATCTCCAGCAGCGATGTGCACTCTGCAGCGTTGAAGCTATCCCATGTGGTTCTGTACGCAGTCGACCAATTTGTTCCTAAAAAGACCCACATTCCCCCTGCCACTCCCGAATGGTCTACCCCAGCCCTCAAAAAGCTGAAATCCTCCAAGAGAGCTGCcttgaaaaagttttccaaGTGCCCTATTAGTGTCAATCGCTTAAATTTGAATCAGATCAGCAACGACTACAGGCGGTTGAATAAGTCACTGTTCCTCGCTCACCAATCTCGTGTTCAGAACCGCCTCTAA